TCGAGTCACTCGAAGCCACCGCAGCCGCAGCCGACGAGCGCCTGCGCGAGATGATGCAGACCCTGCCCAACCTGCCGCAGGACGACGTACCCGTCGGCAAGTCCGAGCACGACAACCGCGTCGAAAAGACCTGGGGCGAGCAGCCGAAGTTCGACTTCACCGCCAAGCCGCATTGGGAGCTGGGCGAGGCTCTCGGCATCCTCGACTTCAACCGTGCCGCCAAGATCTCCGGCTCGCGCTTCGTCGTCCACTTCGGTCAGGGAGCGCGCCTCGAACGCGCCCTCGCCAACTTCATGCTCGACCTGCACACCCGCGAGCACGGCTACACCGAAGTCCTGCCGCCCTACATGGTCAACTCCAAGTCGCTCTTCGGCACCGGCCAGCTCCCAAAGTTCGCCGAAGACCTCTTCCACTGCGACGACAAGGGCGCGTACGAGCCCGGCGTCTTTCAGGAGAGCGACCACTGGCTCATCCCCACCGCCGAAGTCCCCGTCACCAATCTCTTCCGCGACGAGACCCTCGACGAGTCCCAACTCCCCATCTCGTACTGCGCTTACACCCCCTGCTTCCGCAGCGAGGCCGGCAGCTACGGCAAAGACGTTCGCGGCATGATCCGTCAGCACCAGTTCCAGAAGGTCGAGCTGGTCAAGTTCGCCAAGCCTGAAGACTCGAACGAAGAGCACGAACGCCTCACCCGCCATGCCGAGACCGTCCTTGAAAAACTAGGTCTCCCCTATCGCCGCATGCTGCTCTGCACCGGCGACATGGGCTTCTCCTCGGCCAAGACCTACGACCTCGAGGTCTGGCTCCCCGGACAAAACCTCTACCGCGAAATATCTTCTTGCTCCAACTTCGAGGCATTTCAGGCGAGACGTGCCAATATCAGATATCGTCCCACCGGCGCGAAGAAGAGCGAGTTCCTGCACACCCTCAACGGCAGCGGCCTCGCCGTAGGACGCACCTACCTCGCCATTCTCGAGAACTATCAGCAAGCCGACGGCACCATTCGCGTGCCCGATGCGCTCGTCCCGTACATGAACGGTGATACAGTCATCGGCAAGCAGCAAGGCAGGAGCTGACACGATGATCAAACTCCTTCGCAGCTATCTCTTCTGGACCTACGAGCGCGGCAGCTTCCACTACGACGTCATGGTGACGCTGATCCTGCTCTTCCTCTTTGTCGGGCCGCGCTTCATCGACTTCAAGGCCAAGCCGGTCGAAACCCTCACGCTCGACCCCAGCGAAGTCGTGGTGAAAGAGGCAGGCATCACCGAGGCCGGAAAGATCTTCGTCTACCAGATTCGCGCCCAGGACCTCGAAGGCGCAACCACCGACAGCGAGCGTCAGGCCGCCATCCTCAACGTGATCGAGCCGATCTCCGGCCACGTCACCCTCCAGCGTTTCGAGCCCATTCGCGACGCCAAAGGGAAGATCACGGCCTACAACGCCTGGGCACTCCGCTAGCGCGCGTCAAAAGCCGCCGCGAGCTATCCCAATCCCACGACGAACCATCTAATGACCGGGAGCAATTAACGAATGACGCCTTTCCGCCGTGTTGCTACAACGTTTCTCATCGCTGCCGCCGCACTCCTGATCACGCCTCTCTCTTCATTCGCCCAGCCGAAGCCAGCCGACTTGAACACCGTTCTCCATCAGATGGACCAGGCGAGCACCCGATTTAAATCCGCAGAGGCCGACTTCCGTTGGGACATCTACGAGCGTGTCGTGAAAGAGACCACGACGCAGAACGGCACCATCTACTTCCTCAAAAACGGTTCGAGCCTGCAGATGGGCGCACAGATCAAGCCTCCCTCGGCCAAATTTATCGAATACAAGAACGGCAGCCTGCAACTCTTCGATCCCGGTTCGGACCACCTCACCATTCTGAGCGCCGGAAACAATCAGGCACAGTACGAGAGCTTTCTCACGCTCGGCTTCGGCGGCAGCGGTACCGACCTCGCCAAGGCGTGGAACATCACCGACCTCGGCACCGAGCCCATCAATGACGGCAGCAAGATGGTGACGACCACCAAGCTCGACCTCGTCTCGAAAGACCCCAACGTCCGCAACATGGTCAGCCACATCATTATCTGGGTCGATCCCACGCGCGCCGTCTCCCTGAAGCAGCAGTTCTTCATGCCGTCCGAAGATCAGCGCACCACCTACTTCACCAATATTCGCTACAACCAGAGCGTCAACACCAAGCCCTTCGCGCTCAAGACCGACAAGAAGACGACAGTCGATCGTCGTTAGGCCGAGCAGCGATCAACGCTGCCCAAATGATCAGCACAGGAAAGAACTCCAGCGTATACCGCGGCTCCGAGTTGTCGAGCGTCAGCAACACACAGCAACGCAGTAGCACAAATCCCATCATCGCCCACGCCAGGTCGGGGTTTGCGTCCCATCCCCGCCTTCGCCACAGCCAGAAGCCCACGCCTCCCAGCACAAAATAGACAAGATTCAGCCCGGCATATCCCGCTGCAAACCAGCTCTTCCGCGGATGGTCCCAGTGCCACCAGTACAGCGGAATCGGCATCATCTCCGTCCGTGGCCGAAACGCCATGTTCAACAATCGCGCCACCGGCAGCGCGACATAGTAACGAAGCGGGTCGTCCTGCATGCGCTGGGCGGCAATCTCTCCAAACCGTGCGTCGATTGAAGCGGTAGCGTTGTCGGTCTGGTTGTAATCGTTCAGCAGCGCATCGGTCTGCTTATACTGCTCCTCGGAATCAAAGGCACGCGAGGGCACATCGCTGATATCGATCTCCGCGCCGTCATAGTTCCAGTACACGTCTTCGGTCGAGGCAAAGTCGATGCCCCAGCTCCGATACCATCGCTGAAACCCCAACGGCACCAGCTCGCCGGGATCAGTGGCATACCGAGGAGCGAGCGGCTGAATCACATGAAATGTTCGCCAATTTCGCACCGCCCACGGCACCAGCGGAAGCACCATGCACACAGCAACCACCGCCACGGGCCATAGCGAACGCACCCAGTTGCGACTACGGGAGGCCATCCAAAACATTGCAGCCAACACGGCGACGGCGAGCAGCCCCTGCTCCGGGCGCAACAGCACCGCATAGGCAAGCGCGCAGGTGATCGCCCATAGCCATCGGTTCAGCCCGAGCGAAGTCGTTCGCCACCGCTCCAATCCGTAAAATGCAATCGCAATACAAGCCAGGCTCAACGTCTCCGTCAGAGGAGCGGCAACATAGTTCGCTGTGAACGGACACAACGCAGCCAGCCACAACGCAACCATCGCCGCACGCCGCCCGAACAGGCGCCCAGCCAGCGCGGCGATCACCAGGCAGGTGAACAGGTCGATCGCACTCTGCACGACCATGACTGCCGTATAGTGCTCAATGCCGAAGACGCGAAAGCACGCCGCCAGGAACAGCGGATAGCCCGGAAGCCGAATCAACGTTGGACGCGGAGCAATCCCTGTACGCGTGAATCCATAGACGCCATGTTCCAGCCAGTTTTTAGCGATATCGCCATACAGCAGCGTATCGCCGTCGATCCGAGCCAGGTGCGCGATAAACCATAGTCGCAGGGCAAGCCCCAGCGCCAGCGGCAAAGCCACCCACAACCCTAGCTGTATTCGTCTCCAAGTCATGTATGTGCATCATACTTTGGATGATGCCCTCCCTTGCTTCCACATTGACTCTAACCGACACACTGCATACGATTGATACAGCCGCTCACGCCGCAACCCCTCCTCAATGACCAAGCAAATCTTCTACGATCCGCAACGTAAACGCTGGAAGAGGCTGCGTCGAGTCTTCGATGTCCTTGCCCTGCTCGGCATCCTGCTGATCGCTGTATTTCTGATCAACCTGATACGCACCAAACCGCTGCCGGAGCTCTCGTTCCAGGTGCGGAAGCGCAACTATCGGACGCTGACGACTCCGCGCAAGCCGGTCGCAAAACCGGTCGCAAAGTTGCGCCGTTCGGCGCACCGCAAGACCGATCTCAAACCCTCCGACGTTACGTTGAACTCGGGCGAAGGGCTTCGCGCCGCCTACTACGTGGAGTGGGACCCAGCCAGCTACTCTTCGCTGAAGCAGCACATCAAGCAGGTCGATCTCCTTTTTCCTGAGTGGCTCCACGTTGTAACGCCTGAAGGTAACCTGACCTCGTTTTCCATCGACAACCGCCCCTTCCGCGTCGTCGATGACGGCGGTGTTCACCCTGTCGATCAGGAGTTCAAGGTCGCACGCACCATTGCGGCGAACCACGTCGACACCGAAGTCTTCCCTCTCGTCAATAACTACGATCCCGTTAAGGGCATCTTTCTCCCCTCCATCGGAGACTTTCTCGAAGACGCAACGGCACGCGCAAACTTCCTGAAGCAGCTCGACACCTTCTTCGAGGCCAATCCGAACTATCACGGTCTTTCGCTCGACTTCGAGGAGATTCCGTCCGACGCACAGCCCGGCTACAACGCTCTGATCGCCGCAATCTACAGCGACTTCCAGCAGCACCATCTCCGCCTCTACGTGAACACTCCCGTGGGAGACGACGACTTCAATCTGAAGTACATCGCCGACCACTCCGACGGCCTGCTGCTGATGAACTACGACCAGCACCAGACCGACAGCGGCCCCGGCCCCATCGCTCCGCAGGGCTGGTTCATCGACAATCTGAAGAACGTCCTCAAGATCGTCCCCAAAGAAAAAATCATCTGCGCCATCGGCAGCTACGGCTACGACTGGTCCATGTCCATGCCACCGGCAGAGACGGACAAGCACAAATCACACAAGAAGCCCCCACCGCCAAAGGTGCTCACTTCAGAGAATCTATCCACGCAGGAGGCATGGCAGGAGGCGTACGACTCCGGCTCCGACGTCGAGCTGGACGACAACTCTCTCAACGCCCACTTCGCCTACGACGACGAAGACGCTCACGTCCGTCATCAAGTCTGGTTTCTCGACGCAGTCACAGTTCTAAACGAGATGCGCGCCGCACGCGCCCTTGGCCTCGAGACCTTTGCCCTGTGGCGACTGGGATCTGAAGACAACTCGCTCTGGAAGATATGGGACAACCCGACCAAAGGCGATCCGCTGAAGGACCTTGCCACGGTTGAGCCTGGCTACGACGTCGATACCGAAGGTGACGGCGACATTCTGCGCATCACACGCAAGCCGCAGGATGGTCATCGCACCATGACTCTCGACGATGACGCCTCCATTCCATTGAACTACCGTTCGATCGTCGACGAGACGATGGACTCTCTGCCGCTCTCATACACGGTGCAGCAGTACGGCTACCATCCCAAAGAAGTCGCGCTCACCTTCGACGACGGCCCCGACCCGGAGTGGACGCCGAAGATCCTCGACATCCTGAAGCGTTACAACGTGCATGCCACCTTCCTGATGATCGGCGAGGTCGCTGAAAACAACGTCGGCGTCATGCAGCGCGTCTATCGGGAAGGCCACGAGATCGGCAATCACACCTTCACCCATCCCGATATCAGCGATATCTCCAACGCGCAGGTTGACCTGCAACTGAACCTCACCGAGCGGCTCTTCGCCTCCAAACTCGGCGTACAGCCTCTCTACTTCCGTCCTCCCTACTCCATCGATCAGGAGCCCGACACCAACGACCAGGCCGCTCCCGTAGACCGCATTCAACACATGGGCTACGTCATTCTCGGCAACAAGATCGATACCAACGACTGGGACGAGCACCCGCGCAAATCTCCACAGGAGATCGTCGACAGCGTCTTTCAGCAGATTGCGGACATGAACGTCCGTACCTGGACTAAAGGCTCCGTCATCCTGTTGCATGATGGCGGCGGAGACCGTTCCGCAACCATCGCCGCGCTGCCTGTTCTCATCGAAGCCCTGCGTGCCCACGGCTACAAGATCGTCAACGTCTCCGACCTGATCGGCAAAACCCGCGCTGAAGTCATGCCTCCGCTTACGCCGCACCAGCGCTGGCTGGCGCGCGCCGACTCGGTCACCTTCTTCTTTGTTGGCTTCTTCAACAACTTCATCGTGGGCGTCTTCTTCATCGGCGACATCCTCATGAGCGCAAGACTCATCATCATGGGTATCTGCGCCGTCATCGACCGCCTGCGCAAGCGCAAAAACTACGCGACGCCTGGCTATCAACCCAGGGTTGCTGTCGTCATCCCTGCCTACAACGAAGAGAAGGTCATCGTGCGGACCATTCGTTCCGTCATGATGTCCACCTACAAGAACCTGCGCATCATCGTGGTCGACGACGGCTCTACCGACAAGACCTTCGACACGGCGCGCGCGGCCTACGCTGCCGACATCTCCTCTGGTCGCCTTACCGTGATGACCAAACCCAACGCCGGCAAGGCCGAGGCTCTCAACTTCGCGCTGCCTTACATCGAAGAAGAGATCTATGTCGGCATCGACGCTGATACGGTCATCGCTCACGATGCTATCGCCAGGCTGGTTCCGAACTTCGCGAACCCCAAGGTCGGCGCTGTCGCGGGCAACGCCAAGGTGGGCAACAAGGTCAACCTCTGGACCCGTTGGCAGGCGCTCGAGTACATCACCAGCCAGAACTTCGAGCGTCGCGCCCTCGATCTTTTCGACGTGG
This region of Edaphobacter dinghuensis genomic DNA includes:
- the serS gene encoding serine--tRNA ligase, which translates into the protein MIDLGFMRANLPLVEEKLRARGMDPSAALGNFAEVDQQRRDAITRVETLKAERNKLTTEIAALRKAGSDATAQTEQTRTLKTEVESLEATAAAADERLREMMQTLPNLPQDDVPVGKSEHDNRVEKTWGEQPKFDFTAKPHWELGEALGILDFNRAAKISGSRFVVHFGQGARLERALANFMLDLHTREHGYTEVLPPYMVNSKSLFGTGQLPKFAEDLFHCDDKGAYEPGVFQESDHWLIPTAEVPVTNLFRDETLDESQLPISYCAYTPCFRSEAGSYGKDVRGMIRQHQFQKVELVKFAKPEDSNEEHERLTRHAETVLEKLGLPYRRMLLCTGDMGFSSAKTYDLEVWLPGQNLYREISSCSNFEAFQARRANIRYRPTGAKKSEFLHTLNGSGLAVGRTYLAILENYQQADGTIRVPDALVPYMNGDTVIGKQQGRS
- a CDS encoding LolA family protein — protein: MTPFRRVATTFLIAAAALLITPLSSFAQPKPADLNTVLHQMDQASTRFKSAEADFRWDIYERVVKETTTQNGTIYFLKNGSSLQMGAQIKPPSAKFIEYKNGSLQLFDPGSDHLTILSAGNNQAQYESFLTLGFGGSGTDLAKAWNITDLGTEPINDGSKMVTTTKLDLVSKDPNVRNMVSHIIIWVDPTRAVSLKQQFFMPSEDQRTTYFTNIRYNQSVNTKPFALKTDKKTTVDRR
- a CDS encoding ArnT family glycosyltransferase, which gives rise to MTWRRIQLGLWVALPLALGLALRLWFIAHLARIDGDTLLYGDIAKNWLEHGVYGFTRTGIAPRPTLIRLPGYPLFLAACFRVFGIEHYTAVMVVQSAIDLFTCLVIAALAGRLFGRRAAMVALWLAALCPFTANYVAAPLTETLSLACIAIAFYGLERWRTTSLGLNRWLWAITCALAYAVLLRPEQGLLAVAVLAAMFWMASRSRNWVRSLWPVAVVAVCMVLPLVPWAVRNWRTFHVIQPLAPRYATDPGELVPLGFQRWYRSWGIDFASTEDVYWNYDGAEIDISDVPSRAFDSEEQYKQTDALLNDYNQTDNATASIDARFGEIAAQRMQDDPLRYYVALPVARLLNMAFRPRTEMMPIPLYWWHWDHPRKSWFAAGYAGLNLVYFVLGGVGFWLWRRRGWDANPDLAWAMMGFVLLRCCVLLTLDNSEPRYTLEFFPVLIIWAALIAARPNDDRLSSSCRS
- a CDS encoding polysaccharide deacetylase family protein, translating into MTKQIFYDPQRKRWKRLRRVFDVLALLGILLIAVFLINLIRTKPLPELSFQVRKRNYRTLTTPRKPVAKPVAKLRRSAHRKTDLKPSDVTLNSGEGLRAAYYVEWDPASYSSLKQHIKQVDLLFPEWLHVVTPEGNLTSFSIDNRPFRVVDDGGVHPVDQEFKVARTIAANHVDTEVFPLVNNYDPVKGIFLPSIGDFLEDATARANFLKQLDTFFEANPNYHGLSLDFEEIPSDAQPGYNALIAAIYSDFQQHHLRLYVNTPVGDDDFNLKYIADHSDGLLLMNYDQHQTDSGPGPIAPQGWFIDNLKNVLKIVPKEKIICAIGSYGYDWSMSMPPAETDKHKSHKKPPPPKVLTSENLSTQEAWQEAYDSGSDVELDDNSLNAHFAYDDEDAHVRHQVWFLDAVTVLNEMRAARALGLETFALWRLGSEDNSLWKIWDNPTKGDPLKDLATVEPGYDVDTEGDGDILRITRKPQDGHRTMTLDDDASIPLNYRSIVDETMDSLPLSYTVQQYGYHPKEVALTFDDGPDPEWTPKILDILKRYNVHATFLMIGEVAENNVGVMQRVYREGHEIGNHTFTHPDISDISNAQVDLQLNLTERLFASKLGVQPLYFRPPYSIDQEPDTNDQAAPVDRIQHMGYVILGNKIDTNDWDEHPRKSPQEIVDSVFQQIADMNVRTWTKGSVILLHDGGGDRSATIAALPVLIEALRAHGYKIVNVSDLIGKTRAEVMPPLTPHQRWLARADSVTFFFVGFFNNFIVGVFFIGDILMSARLIIMGICAVIDRLRKRKNYATPGYQPRVAVVIPAYNEEKVIVRTIRSVMMSTYKNLRIIVVDDGSTDKTFDTARAAYAADISSGRLTVMTKPNAGKAEALNFALPYIEEEIYVGIDADTVIAHDAIARLVPNFANPKVGAVAGNAKVGNKVNLWTRWQALEYITSQNFERRALDLFDVVTVVPGAIGAWRTSIVKAGGGYHSNTVAEDADLTMNILEQGYSSIYEDASLAFTEAPVTVNGLMRQRFRWSFGILQAIWKHRSAFTKHKALGFFALPNTLIFQILLPLVSPLIDLMFVVGILSYYVDKHFHPITTSSASLDKLIIFFLAFLMIDFVTSALAFALERRHPASKGDGWLLFHIWIQRFTYRQVFSVVLFKTIKRAIDGKPFNWDKLERTAKMSKATEKLTEDDPAH